The Pirellulales bacterium genome window below encodes:
- a CDS encoding DNA-directed RNA polymerase subunit alpha C-terminal domain-containing protein — protein MTRIRLSKVDEFEKGLHGRLEMSTAEIGLSVRTTNCLEERGIFTVNDLLHCTRDDLLAISNFGEKTLEEVYKALEGVGFYRAGREPATANA, from the coding sequence ATGACCCGCATCCGCCTCAGCAAGGTTGACGAATTCGAGAAGGGCCTTCACGGTCGGTTGGAGATGAGCACCGCCGAAATCGGCCTTTCGGTCCGCACCACCAACTGCCTGGAGGAACGCGGCATTTTCACGGTCAACGATCTGCTGCACTGCACGCGCGACGATCTGCTGGCCATTTCGAATTTCGGAGAGAAGACGCTGGAAGAAGTCTACAAGGCGCTGGAAGGCGTCGGCTTCTACCGCGCGGGTCGCGAGCCGGCCACGGCCAACGCCTAG